The Mytilus edulis chromosome 12, xbMytEdul2.2, whole genome shotgun sequence genome contains a region encoding:
- the LOC139498564 gene encoding transcription factor GATA-4-like isoform X8: MAHTEPLWISAPQSYSTQVKEEPFDDHSGNHHQQQHSPPVNNSQPAAYARGMLNFQENSPLLPNEEVETFFNHLDHPVSITRAHDSERDSHSSDSDNSKLSPPNTMFHNTMQSMSIPSAGGYADAPGANSFMHAGASPVYVPTTRPVLPMQYVGNGSGQTVSSPNTPSMWPMQSDATYSTPNTHPSVSPRFAFAPSPNSPPSARTDSSFNSALRPSGISPYPPYMTPEFSWNYNMALQQGLRRSGPDHHSKGFPGMVYAPEFGSLTYGDFGDAYSNAPQYQTGDALQAFGPWTTGGKSASRRVGLSCANCHTSTTTLWRRNNEGEPVCNACGLYYKLHGVNRPLAMKKDGIQTRKRKPKNLGKNKTNQGKSDQDVKTSPHSPQMTGNQSSHVTPVGTPTMNGNTIEMLAHNNPITSLSSDHTSGLSSPLNNVHYPSPSPPRAVPVKIEHDVMESHGQTYHSESPSGLSTVTVGAN, from the exons ATGGCACATACGGAACCATTGTGGATTAGTGCGCCGCAGTCTTATTCGACTCAAGTGAAAGAAGAACCGTTTGACGACCATTCAGGTAATCATCATCAACAGCAACATAGTCCACCAGTAAACAACTCACAACCCGCAGCCTATGCGCGGGGTATGCTTAATTTCCAGGAAAACAGTCCACTTTTGCCAAACGAAGAAGTGGAAACTTTCTTTAACCATCTAGACCATCCAGTTAGTATAACTCGTGCTCACGACTCAGAACGAGACTCGCATTCAAGTGACTCAGACAACTCAAAACTCTCACCGCCAAATACAATGTTTCATAACACGATGCAATCGATGTCAATTCCCTCAGCCGGTGGTTACGCTGATGCACCAGGTGCTAACAGTTTTATGCATGCAGGTGCCAGTCCAGTTTATGTGCCAACAACAAGACCAGTGCTTCCAATGCAGTATGTCGGTAACGGATCCGGACAAACTGTGTCATCTCCAAACACTCCTTCCATGTGGCCAATGCAGTCAGATGCTACTTACAGTACTCCTAACACTCATCCATCCGTATCACCTAGATTTGCATTCGCCCCATCACCAAACTCGCCACCATCAGCCAGAACAGACTCTAGTTTTAATTCCGCTTTGCGTCCAAGTGGTATCAGCCCGTATCCTCCATATATGACACCAGAGTTCTCATGGAATTACAACATGGCCCTGCAACAAGGTTTACGGCGGTCAGGCCCTG ATCACCACAGCAAAGGATTTCCCGGAATGGTTTATGCACCCGAATTCGGCTCCTTAACTTAT GGTGATTTCGGTGATGCCTATTCGAACGCACCCCAATATCAGACTGGCGATGCTCTTCAAGCATTTGGTCCTTGGACAACAGGCGGAAAG AGTGCTTCTAGACGAGTTGGTTTGTCTTGTGCTAATTGTCATACATCAACAACTACTTTATGGAGGAGAAACAACGAAGGGGAACCAGTTTGCAACGCATGCGGACTCTATTATAAACTTCATGGG GTAAACAGACCGTTAGCAATGAAGAAAGATGGCATTCAGACACGAAAGAGGAAACCAAAGAATTTAGGCAAGAATAAAACAAACCAAGGCAAGTCTGATCAAG ATGTGAAAACTTCACCTCATTCACCACAAATGACCGGAAATCAAAGTTCCCACGTGACACCAGTTGGCACGCCTACCATGAACGGAAATACTATTGAAATGCTAGCACACAACAATCCAATCACATCCCTTTCTTCCGACCATACGTCTGGTTTATCGAGTCCACTGAATAATGTCCATTATCCATCGCCATCTCCACCAAGAGCCGTCCCAGTAAAAATAGAACATGACGTCATGGAATCACATGGTCAAACATATCATTCGGAATCACCGTCAGGATTAAGTACTGTAACTGTTGGTGCTAACTGA
- the LOC139498564 gene encoding transcription factor GATA-4-like isoform X1, whose amino-acid sequence MAHTEPLWISAPQSYSTQVKEEPFDDHSGNHHQQQHSPPVNNSQPAAYARGMLNFQENSPLLPNEEVETFFNHLDHPVSITRAHDSERDSHSSDSDNSKLSPPNTMFHNTMQSMSIPSAGGYADAPGANSFMHAGASPVYVPTTRPVLPMQYVGNGSGQTVSSPNTPSMWPMQSDATYSTPNTHPSVSPRFAFAPSPNSPPSARTDSSFNSALRPSGISPYPPYMTPEFSWNYNMALQQGLRRSGPDNQDYFADLEGRECVNCGAISTPLWRRDGTGHYLCNACGLYHKMNGINRPLIKPQRRLGDFGDAYSNAPQYQTGDALQAFGPWTTGGKVLGKSRSASRRVGLSCANCHTSTTTLWRRNNEGEPVCNACGLYYKLHGVNRPLAMKKDGIQTRKRKPKNLGKNKTNQGKSDQDVKTSPHSPQMTGNQSSHVTPVGTPTMNGNTIEMLAHNNPITSLSSDHTSGLSSPLNNVHYPSPSPPRAVPVKIEHDVMESHGQTYHSESPSGLSTVTVGAN is encoded by the exons ATGGCACATACGGAACCATTGTGGATTAGTGCGCCGCAGTCTTATTCGACTCAAGTGAAAGAAGAACCGTTTGACGACCATTCAGGTAATCATCATCAACAGCAACATAGTCCACCAGTAAACAACTCACAACCCGCAGCCTATGCGCGGGGTATGCTTAATTTCCAGGAAAACAGTCCACTTTTGCCAAACGAAGAAGTGGAAACTTTCTTTAACCATCTAGACCATCCAGTTAGTATAACTCGTGCTCACGACTCAGAACGAGACTCGCATTCAAGTGACTCAGACAACTCAAAACTCTCACCGCCAAATACAATGTTTCATAACACGATGCAATCGATGTCAATTCCCTCAGCCGGTGGTTACGCTGATGCACCAGGTGCTAACAGTTTTATGCATGCAGGTGCCAGTCCAGTTTATGTGCCAACAACAAGACCAGTGCTTCCAATGCAGTATGTCGGTAACGGATCCGGACAAACTGTGTCATCTCCAAACACTCCTTCCATGTGGCCAATGCAGTCAGATGCTACTTACAGTACTCCTAACACTCATCCATCCGTATCACCTAGATTTGCATTCGCCCCATCACCAAACTCGCCACCATCAGCCAGAACAGACTCTAGTTTTAATTCCGCTTTGCGTCCAAGTGGTATCAGCCCGTATCCTCCATATATGACACCAGAGTTCTCATGGAATTACAACATGGCCCTGCAACAAGGTTTACGGCGGTCAGGCCCTG ATAATCAAGACTACTTCGCGGACTTGGAGGGGCGGGAATGTGTCAACTGTGGAGCAATCTCTACCCCATTATGGCGCCGAGATGGTACCGGTCATTACCTATGTAACGCCTGTGGATTATATCATAAGATGAATGGAATAAATCGCCCCCTCATAAAGCCTCAAAGGCGATTG GGTGATTTCGGTGATGCCTATTCGAACGCACCCCAATATCAGACTGGCGATGCTCTTCAAGCATTTGGTCCTTGGACAACAGGCGGAAAGGTACTGGGAAAATCTAGA AGTGCTTCTAGACGAGTTGGTTTGTCTTGTGCTAATTGTCATACATCAACAACTACTTTATGGAGGAGAAACAACGAAGGGGAACCAGTTTGCAACGCATGCGGACTCTATTATAAACTTCATGGG GTAAACAGACCGTTAGCAATGAAGAAAGATGGCATTCAGACACGAAAGAGGAAACCAAAGAATTTAGGCAAGAATAAAACAAACCAAGGCAAGTCTGATCAAG ATGTGAAAACTTCACCTCATTCACCACAAATGACCGGAAATCAAAGTTCCCACGTGACACCAGTTGGCACGCCTACCATGAACGGAAATACTATTGAAATGCTAGCACACAACAATCCAATCACATCCCTTTCTTCCGACCATACGTCTGGTTTATCGAGTCCACTGAATAATGTCCATTATCCATCGCCATCTCCACCAAGAGCCGTCCCAGTAAAAATAGAACATGACGTCATGGAATCACATGGTCAAACATATCATTCGGAATCACCGTCAGGATTAAGTACTGTAACTGTTGGTGCTAACTGA
- the LOC139498564 gene encoding transcription factor GATA-4-like isoform X5, producing the protein MAHTEPLWISAPQSYSTQVKEEPFDDHSGNHHQQQHSPPVNNSQPAAYARGMLNFQENSPLLPNEEVETFFNHLDHPVSITRAHDSERDSHSSDSDNSKLSPPNTMFHNTMQSMSIPSAGGYADAPGANSFMHAGASPVYVPTTRPVLPMQYVGNGSGQTVSSPNTPSMWPMQSDATYSTPNTHPSVSPRFAFAPSPNSPPSARTDSSFNSALRPSGISPYPPYMTPEFSWNYNMALQQGLRRSGPDHHSKGFPGMVYAPEFGSLTYGDFGDAYSNAPQYQTGDALQAFGPWTTGGKVLGKSRSASRRVGLSCANCHTSTTTLWRRNNEGEPVCNACGLYYKLHGVNRPLAMKKDGIQTRKRKPKNLGKNKTNQGKSDQDVKTSPHSPQMTGNQSSHVTPVGTPTMNGNTIEMLAHNNPITSLSSDHTSGLSSPLNNVHYPSPSPPRAVPVKIEHDVMESHGQTYHSESPSGLSTVTVGAN; encoded by the exons ATGGCACATACGGAACCATTGTGGATTAGTGCGCCGCAGTCTTATTCGACTCAAGTGAAAGAAGAACCGTTTGACGACCATTCAGGTAATCATCATCAACAGCAACATAGTCCACCAGTAAACAACTCACAACCCGCAGCCTATGCGCGGGGTATGCTTAATTTCCAGGAAAACAGTCCACTTTTGCCAAACGAAGAAGTGGAAACTTTCTTTAACCATCTAGACCATCCAGTTAGTATAACTCGTGCTCACGACTCAGAACGAGACTCGCATTCAAGTGACTCAGACAACTCAAAACTCTCACCGCCAAATACAATGTTTCATAACACGATGCAATCGATGTCAATTCCCTCAGCCGGTGGTTACGCTGATGCACCAGGTGCTAACAGTTTTATGCATGCAGGTGCCAGTCCAGTTTATGTGCCAACAACAAGACCAGTGCTTCCAATGCAGTATGTCGGTAACGGATCCGGACAAACTGTGTCATCTCCAAACACTCCTTCCATGTGGCCAATGCAGTCAGATGCTACTTACAGTACTCCTAACACTCATCCATCCGTATCACCTAGATTTGCATTCGCCCCATCACCAAACTCGCCACCATCAGCCAGAACAGACTCTAGTTTTAATTCCGCTTTGCGTCCAAGTGGTATCAGCCCGTATCCTCCATATATGACACCAGAGTTCTCATGGAATTACAACATGGCCCTGCAACAAGGTTTACGGCGGTCAGGCCCTG ATCACCACAGCAAAGGATTTCCCGGAATGGTTTATGCACCCGAATTCGGCTCCTTAACTTAT GGTGATTTCGGTGATGCCTATTCGAACGCACCCCAATATCAGACTGGCGATGCTCTTCAAGCATTTGGTCCTTGGACAACAGGCGGAAAGGTACTGGGAAAATCTAGA AGTGCTTCTAGACGAGTTGGTTTGTCTTGTGCTAATTGTCATACATCAACAACTACTTTATGGAGGAGAAACAACGAAGGGGAACCAGTTTGCAACGCATGCGGACTCTATTATAAACTTCATGGG GTAAACAGACCGTTAGCAATGAAGAAAGATGGCATTCAGACACGAAAGAGGAAACCAAAGAATTTAGGCAAGAATAAAACAAACCAAGGCAAGTCTGATCAAG ATGTGAAAACTTCACCTCATTCACCACAAATGACCGGAAATCAAAGTTCCCACGTGACACCAGTTGGCACGCCTACCATGAACGGAAATACTATTGAAATGCTAGCACACAACAATCCAATCACATCCCTTTCTTCCGACCATACGTCTGGTTTATCGAGTCCACTGAATAATGTCCATTATCCATCGCCATCTCCACCAAGAGCCGTCCCAGTAAAAATAGAACATGACGTCATGGAATCACATGGTCAAACATATCATTCGGAATCACCGTCAGGATTAAGTACTGTAACTGTTGGTGCTAACTGA
- the LOC139498564 gene encoding transcription factor GATA-4-like isoform X3, giving the protein MAHTEPLWISAPQSYSTQVKEEPFDDHSGNHHQQQHSPPVNNSQPAAYARGMLNFQENSPLLPNEEVETFFNHLDHPVSITRAHDSERDSHSSDSDNSKLSPPNTMFHNTMQSMSIPSAGGYADAPGANSFMHAGASPVYVPTTRPVLPMQYVGNGSGQTVSSPNTPSMWPMQSDATYSTPNTHPSVSPRFAFAPSPNSPPSARTDSSFNSALRPSGISPYPPYMTPEFSWNYNMALQQGLRRSGPDNQDYFADLEGRECVNCGAISTPLWRRDGTGHYLCNACGLYHKMNGINRPLIKPQRRLGDFGDAYSNAPQYQTGDALQAFGPWTTGGKSASRRVGLSCANCHTSTTTLWRRNNEGEPVCNACGLYYKLHGVNRPLAMKKDGIQTRKRKPKNLGKNKTNQGKSDQDVKTSPHSPQMTGNQSSHVTPVGTPTMNGNTIEMLAHNNPITSLSSDHTSGLSSPLNNVHYPSPSPPRAVPVKIEHDVMESHGQTYHSESPSGLSTVTVGAN; this is encoded by the exons ATGGCACATACGGAACCATTGTGGATTAGTGCGCCGCAGTCTTATTCGACTCAAGTGAAAGAAGAACCGTTTGACGACCATTCAGGTAATCATCATCAACAGCAACATAGTCCACCAGTAAACAACTCACAACCCGCAGCCTATGCGCGGGGTATGCTTAATTTCCAGGAAAACAGTCCACTTTTGCCAAACGAAGAAGTGGAAACTTTCTTTAACCATCTAGACCATCCAGTTAGTATAACTCGTGCTCACGACTCAGAACGAGACTCGCATTCAAGTGACTCAGACAACTCAAAACTCTCACCGCCAAATACAATGTTTCATAACACGATGCAATCGATGTCAATTCCCTCAGCCGGTGGTTACGCTGATGCACCAGGTGCTAACAGTTTTATGCATGCAGGTGCCAGTCCAGTTTATGTGCCAACAACAAGACCAGTGCTTCCAATGCAGTATGTCGGTAACGGATCCGGACAAACTGTGTCATCTCCAAACACTCCTTCCATGTGGCCAATGCAGTCAGATGCTACTTACAGTACTCCTAACACTCATCCATCCGTATCACCTAGATTTGCATTCGCCCCATCACCAAACTCGCCACCATCAGCCAGAACAGACTCTAGTTTTAATTCCGCTTTGCGTCCAAGTGGTATCAGCCCGTATCCTCCATATATGACACCAGAGTTCTCATGGAATTACAACATGGCCCTGCAACAAGGTTTACGGCGGTCAGGCCCTG ATAATCAAGACTACTTCGCGGACTTGGAGGGGCGGGAATGTGTCAACTGTGGAGCAATCTCTACCCCATTATGGCGCCGAGATGGTACCGGTCATTACCTATGTAACGCCTGTGGATTATATCATAAGATGAATGGAATAAATCGCCCCCTCATAAAGCCTCAAAGGCGATTG GGTGATTTCGGTGATGCCTATTCGAACGCACCCCAATATCAGACTGGCGATGCTCTTCAAGCATTTGGTCCTTGGACAACAGGCGGAAAG AGTGCTTCTAGACGAGTTGGTTTGTCTTGTGCTAATTGTCATACATCAACAACTACTTTATGGAGGAGAAACAACGAAGGGGAACCAGTTTGCAACGCATGCGGACTCTATTATAAACTTCATGGG GTAAACAGACCGTTAGCAATGAAGAAAGATGGCATTCAGACACGAAAGAGGAAACCAAAGAATTTAGGCAAGAATAAAACAAACCAAGGCAAGTCTGATCAAG ATGTGAAAACTTCACCTCATTCACCACAAATGACCGGAAATCAAAGTTCCCACGTGACACCAGTTGGCACGCCTACCATGAACGGAAATACTATTGAAATGCTAGCACACAACAATCCAATCACATCCCTTTCTTCCGACCATACGTCTGGTTTATCGAGTCCACTGAATAATGTCCATTATCCATCGCCATCTCCACCAAGAGCCGTCCCAGTAAAAATAGAACATGACGTCATGGAATCACATGGTCAAACATATCATTCGGAATCACCGTCAGGATTAAGTACTGTAACTGTTGGTGCTAACTGA
- the LOC139498564 gene encoding transcription factor GATA-4-like isoform X4 translates to MAHTEPLWISAPQSYSTQVKEEPFDDHSGNHHQQQHSPPVNNSQPAAYARGMLNFQENSPLLPNEEVETFFNHLDHPVSITRAHDSERDSHSSDSDNSKLSPPNTMFHNTMQSMSIPSAGGYADAPGANSFMHAGASPVYVPTTRPVLPMQYVGNGSGQTVSSPNTPSMWPMQSDATYSTPNTHPSVSPRFAFAPSPNSPPSARTDSSFNSALRPSGISPYPPYMTPEFSWNYNMALQQGLRRSGPDNQDYFADLEGRECVNCGAISTPLWRRDGTGHYLCNACGLYHKMNGINRPLIKPQRRLSASRRVGLSCANCHTSTTTLWRRNNEGEPVCNACGLYYKLHGVNRPLAMKKDGIQTRKRKPKNLGKNKTNQGKSDQDVKTSPHSPQMTGNQSSHVTPVGTPTMNGNTIEMLAHNNPITSLSSDHTSGLSSPLNNVHYPSPSPPRAVPVKIEHDVMESHGQTYHSESPSGLSTVTVGAN, encoded by the exons ATGGCACATACGGAACCATTGTGGATTAGTGCGCCGCAGTCTTATTCGACTCAAGTGAAAGAAGAACCGTTTGACGACCATTCAGGTAATCATCATCAACAGCAACATAGTCCACCAGTAAACAACTCACAACCCGCAGCCTATGCGCGGGGTATGCTTAATTTCCAGGAAAACAGTCCACTTTTGCCAAACGAAGAAGTGGAAACTTTCTTTAACCATCTAGACCATCCAGTTAGTATAACTCGTGCTCACGACTCAGAACGAGACTCGCATTCAAGTGACTCAGACAACTCAAAACTCTCACCGCCAAATACAATGTTTCATAACACGATGCAATCGATGTCAATTCCCTCAGCCGGTGGTTACGCTGATGCACCAGGTGCTAACAGTTTTATGCATGCAGGTGCCAGTCCAGTTTATGTGCCAACAACAAGACCAGTGCTTCCAATGCAGTATGTCGGTAACGGATCCGGACAAACTGTGTCATCTCCAAACACTCCTTCCATGTGGCCAATGCAGTCAGATGCTACTTACAGTACTCCTAACACTCATCCATCCGTATCACCTAGATTTGCATTCGCCCCATCACCAAACTCGCCACCATCAGCCAGAACAGACTCTAGTTTTAATTCCGCTTTGCGTCCAAGTGGTATCAGCCCGTATCCTCCATATATGACACCAGAGTTCTCATGGAATTACAACATGGCCCTGCAACAAGGTTTACGGCGGTCAGGCCCTG ATAATCAAGACTACTTCGCGGACTTGGAGGGGCGGGAATGTGTCAACTGTGGAGCAATCTCTACCCCATTATGGCGCCGAGATGGTACCGGTCATTACCTATGTAACGCCTGTGGATTATATCATAAGATGAATGGAATAAATCGCCCCCTCATAAAGCCTCAAAGGCGATTG AGTGCTTCTAGACGAGTTGGTTTGTCTTGTGCTAATTGTCATACATCAACAACTACTTTATGGAGGAGAAACAACGAAGGGGAACCAGTTTGCAACGCATGCGGACTCTATTATAAACTTCATGGG GTAAACAGACCGTTAGCAATGAAGAAAGATGGCATTCAGACACGAAAGAGGAAACCAAAGAATTTAGGCAAGAATAAAACAAACCAAGGCAAGTCTGATCAAG ATGTGAAAACTTCACCTCATTCACCACAAATGACCGGAAATCAAAGTTCCCACGTGACACCAGTTGGCACGCCTACCATGAACGGAAATACTATTGAAATGCTAGCACACAACAATCCAATCACATCCCTTTCTTCCGACCATACGTCTGGTTTATCGAGTCCACTGAATAATGTCCATTATCCATCGCCATCTCCACCAAGAGCCGTCCCAGTAAAAATAGAACATGACGTCATGGAATCACATGGTCAAACATATCATTCGGAATCACCGTCAGGATTAAGTACTGTAACTGTTGGTGCTAACTGA
- the LOC139498564 gene encoding transcription factor GATA-4-like isoform X6, translated as MAHTEPLWISAPQSYSTQVKEEPFDDHSGNHHQQQHSPPVNNSQPAAYARGMLNFQENSPLLPNEEVETFFNHLDHPVSITRAHDSERDSHSSDSDNSKLSPPNTMFHNTMQSMSIPSAGGYADAPGANSFMHAGASPVYVPTTRPVLPMQYVGNGSGQTVSSPNTPSMWPMQSDATYSTPNTHPSVSPRFAFAPSPNSPPSARTDSSFNSALRPSGISPYPPYMTPEFSWNYNMALQQGLRRSGPDNQDYFADLEGRECVNCGAISTPLWRRDGTGHYLCNACGLYHKMNGINRPLIKPQRRLSASRRVGLSCANCHTSTTTLWRRNNEGEPVCNACGLYYKLHGVNRPLAMKKDGIQTRKRKPKNLGKNKTNQDVKTSPHSPQMTGNQSSHVTPVGTPTMNGNTIEMLAHNNPITSLSSDHTSGLSSPLNNVHYPSPSPPRAVPVKIEHDVMESHGQTYHSESPSGLSTVTVGAN; from the exons ATGGCACATACGGAACCATTGTGGATTAGTGCGCCGCAGTCTTATTCGACTCAAGTGAAAGAAGAACCGTTTGACGACCATTCAGGTAATCATCATCAACAGCAACATAGTCCACCAGTAAACAACTCACAACCCGCAGCCTATGCGCGGGGTATGCTTAATTTCCAGGAAAACAGTCCACTTTTGCCAAACGAAGAAGTGGAAACTTTCTTTAACCATCTAGACCATCCAGTTAGTATAACTCGTGCTCACGACTCAGAACGAGACTCGCATTCAAGTGACTCAGACAACTCAAAACTCTCACCGCCAAATACAATGTTTCATAACACGATGCAATCGATGTCAATTCCCTCAGCCGGTGGTTACGCTGATGCACCAGGTGCTAACAGTTTTATGCATGCAGGTGCCAGTCCAGTTTATGTGCCAACAACAAGACCAGTGCTTCCAATGCAGTATGTCGGTAACGGATCCGGACAAACTGTGTCATCTCCAAACACTCCTTCCATGTGGCCAATGCAGTCAGATGCTACTTACAGTACTCCTAACACTCATCCATCCGTATCACCTAGATTTGCATTCGCCCCATCACCAAACTCGCCACCATCAGCCAGAACAGACTCTAGTTTTAATTCCGCTTTGCGTCCAAGTGGTATCAGCCCGTATCCTCCATATATGACACCAGAGTTCTCATGGAATTACAACATGGCCCTGCAACAAGGTTTACGGCGGTCAGGCCCTG ATAATCAAGACTACTTCGCGGACTTGGAGGGGCGGGAATGTGTCAACTGTGGAGCAATCTCTACCCCATTATGGCGCCGAGATGGTACCGGTCATTACCTATGTAACGCCTGTGGATTATATCATAAGATGAATGGAATAAATCGCCCCCTCATAAAGCCTCAAAGGCGATTG AGTGCTTCTAGACGAGTTGGTTTGTCTTGTGCTAATTGTCATACATCAACAACTACTTTATGGAGGAGAAACAACGAAGGGGAACCAGTTTGCAACGCATGCGGACTCTATTATAAACTTCATGGG GTAAACAGACCGTTAGCAATGAAGAAAGATGGCATTCAGACACGAAAGAGGAAACCAAAGAATTTAGGCAAGAATAAAACAAACCAAG ATGTGAAAACTTCACCTCATTCACCACAAATGACCGGAAATCAAAGTTCCCACGTGACACCAGTTGGCACGCCTACCATGAACGGAAATACTATTGAAATGCTAGCACACAACAATCCAATCACATCCCTTTCTTCCGACCATACGTCTGGTTTATCGAGTCCACTGAATAATGTCCATTATCCATCGCCATCTCCACCAAGAGCCGTCCCAGTAAAAATAGAACATGACGTCATGGAATCACATGGTCAAACATATCATTCGGAATCACCGTCAGGATTAAGTACTGTAACTGTTGGTGCTAACTGA
- the LOC139498564 gene encoding transcription factor GATA-4-like isoform X7, whose product MAHTEPLWISAPQSYSTQVKEEPFDDHSGNHHQQQHSPPVNNSQPAAYARGMLNFQENSPLLPNEEVETFFNHLDHPVSITRAHDSERDSHSSDSDNSKLSPPNTMFHNTMQSMSIPSAGGYADAPGANSFMHAGASPVYVPTTRPVLPMQYVGNGSGQTVSSPNTPSMWPMQSDATYSTPNTHPSVSPRFAFAPSPNSPPSARTDSSFNSALRPSGISPYPPYMTPEFSWNYNMALQQGLRRSGPDHHSKGFPGMVYAPEFGSLTYGDFGDAYSNAPQYQTGDALQAFGPWTTGGKVLGKSRSASRRVGLSCANCHTSTTTLWRRNNEGEPVCNACGLYYKLHGVNRPLAMKKDGIQTRKRKPKNLGKNKTNQDVKTSPHSPQMTGNQSSHVTPVGTPTMNGNTIEMLAHNNPITSLSSDHTSGLSSPLNNVHYPSPSPPRAVPVKIEHDVMESHGQTYHSESPSGLSTVTVGAN is encoded by the exons ATGGCACATACGGAACCATTGTGGATTAGTGCGCCGCAGTCTTATTCGACTCAAGTGAAAGAAGAACCGTTTGACGACCATTCAGGTAATCATCATCAACAGCAACATAGTCCACCAGTAAACAACTCACAACCCGCAGCCTATGCGCGGGGTATGCTTAATTTCCAGGAAAACAGTCCACTTTTGCCAAACGAAGAAGTGGAAACTTTCTTTAACCATCTAGACCATCCAGTTAGTATAACTCGTGCTCACGACTCAGAACGAGACTCGCATTCAAGTGACTCAGACAACTCAAAACTCTCACCGCCAAATACAATGTTTCATAACACGATGCAATCGATGTCAATTCCCTCAGCCGGTGGTTACGCTGATGCACCAGGTGCTAACAGTTTTATGCATGCAGGTGCCAGTCCAGTTTATGTGCCAACAACAAGACCAGTGCTTCCAATGCAGTATGTCGGTAACGGATCCGGACAAACTGTGTCATCTCCAAACACTCCTTCCATGTGGCCAATGCAGTCAGATGCTACTTACAGTACTCCTAACACTCATCCATCCGTATCACCTAGATTTGCATTCGCCCCATCACCAAACTCGCCACCATCAGCCAGAACAGACTCTAGTTTTAATTCCGCTTTGCGTCCAAGTGGTATCAGCCCGTATCCTCCATATATGACACCAGAGTTCTCATGGAATTACAACATGGCCCTGCAACAAGGTTTACGGCGGTCAGGCCCTG ATCACCACAGCAAAGGATTTCCCGGAATGGTTTATGCACCCGAATTCGGCTCCTTAACTTAT GGTGATTTCGGTGATGCCTATTCGAACGCACCCCAATATCAGACTGGCGATGCTCTTCAAGCATTTGGTCCTTGGACAACAGGCGGAAAGGTACTGGGAAAATCTAGA AGTGCTTCTAGACGAGTTGGTTTGTCTTGTGCTAATTGTCATACATCAACAACTACTTTATGGAGGAGAAACAACGAAGGGGAACCAGTTTGCAACGCATGCGGACTCTATTATAAACTTCATGGG GTAAACAGACCGTTAGCAATGAAGAAAGATGGCATTCAGACACGAAAGAGGAAACCAAAGAATTTAGGCAAGAATAAAACAAACCAAG ATGTGAAAACTTCACCTCATTCACCACAAATGACCGGAAATCAAAGTTCCCACGTGACACCAGTTGGCACGCCTACCATGAACGGAAATACTATTGAAATGCTAGCACACAACAATCCAATCACATCCCTTTCTTCCGACCATACGTCTGGTTTATCGAGTCCACTGAATAATGTCCATTATCCATCGCCATCTCCACCAAGAGCCGTCCCAGTAAAAATAGAACATGACGTCATGGAATCACATGGTCAAACATATCATTCGGAATCACCGTCAGGATTAAGTACTGTAACTGTTGGTGCTAACTGA